From the genome of Amylibacter sp. IMCC11727:
TTGCTCAGCACCTATGTGTTGCACACCTTCCACGCCCCTGTGCTGCATATCTGCGTGCGCGAACATCAATCCTTTTCCTCTTGGAAAAAGGCACTCAATATCCCGCCCATTCTTCTTCACATGCCCTACGAAACCCGTGGCGAAATCGTGTCGGTCTCGGCAGAAAGCCGTGCAGTGAGCGTTAAGACCACCTCAGGCAAGTCGATTGTGAAGAAAAAATTTGCCGATGCGATCACTCTGCTGGGCGAACGGCAAGGCATTCAAACCCACAGATCACACTGGGTTGCCACTGACTTCATCAAAGCCCGCCGCGTCGATGGCACCTCAAATTACGTGGAACTGACGACTGGAGAACTGGTTCCCTTGGCGGCTGCGAACATCGCTAAGGTGGATGCGCTCCTGCGGTCCGCGGCCTAGCACCCCCTGAAACATCGAAGGCCCGCGATCCGATAATACCAATGCAAGTTTCGCGTTCACTTTCCTTCATTCAAAACAATCTCAGGCACATTATGCGCGTTTGGCGACATTGCTAGCGCAACACGGATAAGGCCCAGCCTACGATAGGTTGTGTGGCACGTCATTCTTTGACACCCACACGGACCTTTGGCCGCGACTAAAAGAAACGGTCCAACCCCAAAGGTTTCAACTGAAGCAGATGCACCCCTAACGGGTGCTTGGACGCTCTACCATTGCACAGAGCGGCACAAATGATGGGACCATAAATATGGCTAACGCAACTTTGACAAATGAACTGATGAACACTCTCACGGGCAACGTCATTACGGGTACAGAAAACAATGACATCATTGATGGCGTAGGAGAGGGCGTATCTTCTGGCGCTGACACGATATCAGGATTGGGTGGACGCGACCTCCTCAACGGGCAAGACGGGGACGATATTATCTATGGCGGCGATGGTGCGGACACGATTTTAGGCGAGCAGGGGAATGATCGTCTTTCAGGCGGCCGTGGCAAAGATGCGATCTATGGTGGTGGCGGCAACGACACGATTTCTGGCGACCGTGGGCACGATGATCTGTTTGGTGGTACAGGCGATGACCTTATCTTTGGCGGGGCAGGGCGCGACACCATGGATGGCGGCGAAGGCAATGACGTTTTAAGCGGCGGGCGCGGACGAGACGTCATCCTCGGCGCTGATGGCGAAGATGTTATTTTCGGCGGCGGCGGCGCGGACACTCTGTATGGCGGAACTGGCGCTGATACAATCGAAGGCGGCGGCGGTGATGATGTCATCTACGGAGGCTTCTCGGATCCCTTTGGCAATCCACAATCCACGCCTGACATCCTAACGGGCGGCGCAGGCGACGACACGTTTGTGTTCTTCCACAATGATGGGAATACGGTCATCACCGATTATTCAGACGGTGACAGCATCGTCTTTGGTGCCGATATTTTCTCGCACGTCTTTTTCTTTGAAGAAACAGACGGTGACACATTCGTTTACTACGACACCCCTGGTTCGCCAACTTACATCCGCGTCGAAGGCGTGACGGGTCTGACCATAGAAGATTTCGTTTTTCTTTGATCTGATTGGCAGGACGTGCAGACAGGGCGCCTTAAGCGCCCTGTCATCGCGGTGACTACTTTAAACTAAACCAAACGAGCATTCAGTCTGGCAGCCCTCACGTAAAACGTGTGTTTTAATGATATGCCGCCCCAATCGTCCATTTTTTAACCTGATAAGAGATTACTGGATTGTTTTTGATTCACTTTCCATCAACGGTCTGTCCATTGCAAAATGGAAAAGGATTCACCGTTGGCTTATACGTTCAATGCCCCCGAAATTTTCGACTCTTTCGCATCCCAAGCCAATTCGATCCTTGGATTGTCTGGCGGACTTGGTTCGTTACATGCGTTTGATTTTCAAAACGTGGGAGGTTTCCCCTATGTCGGGACTGTTCTCAATGCAGGCGCTTTCAACGCGGCAACATACGATTGGATAAGCGGCAGTTTGGCTGAAGGCTGTCGACCTTATGAAATGAGCGGGACGCGCTTTGCACAGATATATTGCAGCGCACTGCAAAACATCGAATGGTCTTTGTCGAATGCAGACTATGCCGCGCTCAACACCGCCCAGACCAATGCCGCGTCAAGTCAGTCTGCTTTGATCTCAACTTGGTACAGTGCCTTCGGCCCCATCAGCACTGGCTCCAACCCCATCGATAAAATTTTACAAATTATCGTTTCTGAATGGGCCAGCGATCCTACCACACTTGAGGCTATTCAACAGGCTCCAAACGTGCACGCAGTGCTTAATCGCATTCCGATGATGGGGGCGCAGATAATGCCACTATTGATCAACTGGCTGAACGCGCTTGGGTCTGCCGTCTCGCTACAAAGCGAACTTACAAAAAACCAAATCGACCTGATAAACGCAATCGATGCGGTGCAAAGTCCGTCCAAAAAGAACAATGCGACTTTGCTCAGCAATCGGGAATACGCTCCGACCTTTCATTTAACGCCGCAAGTTTCCGAAATACGATCAACCCTCGAAAGCTCCAATGAGTCCGTTGCGATAAAAATGCTGGTCAATGGAACAAAAAAAGGGCGTGATCCAAATTTCACACTCTTGGGAGACAGCCAAACACCCATTAATGGAAATCTTCTATCGCTCGATGTGGGCGGGAATGCCGACTATTTCTCAGACGTAATTGCAAACGAAAATGCCGAGATAACTGTGGTCGCTGATTTCTCTGGCGTCAGCCTTGTAAATGTTATGCCTGCTCGCGCAGGTGAGGAAAACGGAGGCTGGTTTTGGCTGGATCCGATTATTCAAGCGGAGCGCAACCATCGCGATGACGTGTCGGGGTTCAAATGGCTGTCCAACATGTATCCTAATCTACTTGGTCCCGATATGTTGCTTGGCTATGCCAGCGGGATCGCAATCGCAAATGCTCCAACCATTTCGATTTCTGTGCGCAGCTCTGACTTTTTGACCATTGCGGAAACGATGCAAAACACGGGCTTTTGCAAAGTTCGCTTTTTGGGCCAAGAGGTAAAAAATGACACAAACGATGAATGTTCTATTCGGGTGCAAACCGATACCTCTTCGCAAACCACAAACATCACACTTCGCCCGCCCAGCGAATTGGGTGAACCAACAAGCGCGGGTTCTTTGGCATGGGTCATGGGAATCCAACCGACCTATCCCGAGCGGTAACACCACGTTCACTTTATAAAAAAAGCCGCGCAGTCCTCCCAAACTGCGCGGCTGTCCTGCACCATGTGCAGGCGCTTACTCTGACTGTGTCGAAGACAAGCGCGGAACCAGCGCTTTGACCAAGTCTTTCATATGCAATTCGCCCACTGGCGTGTCGCCGTCCATCACGCGGTAATGTTGCGTTGTATCCCCACCAGACCGCGCAATCAGCGTTTCCAGATTGTCGCGAATGTCCACATCCCCAGCAAACTTGGTCCCTGTGAGCGGCTCCATCACCGACTTCACTCGCAACACACGGGCACGGTTAATGTCGGACACGAAATCCTCGATATACGGGTCGTTGGGCTCCATCAGGATGCCTTGCGGCTCCCCTTGTTGCACAATCGCACCGTCTTTCAGGATCACGAGGTGATCCGCCAGCTTCAACGCTTCGTCCAAATCATGGGTGATGAACACGATGGTTTTGTGCAGCTCTTCTTGCAACTCCAACAACAGGTTTTGCATGTCAGTCCGGATCAGCGGATCAAGTGCTGAAAACGCCTCATCCATCAGCATAATGTCCGTGTTCGCGGTCAACGCACGGGCAATCCCTACACGTTGCTGCATCCCACCAGACAGTTGCACAGGATAGCGATCCTCATACCCGTTCAATCCAACCCGCGCGAGCCATTTGGTCGCCTCCGCCTCGCGTTCGGCCTTATCCACGCCGCGCACTTCCAGCGGCATCGCCGCGTTGGACAAAACCGTGCGATGGGGCAAAAGCGCGAACTTTTGGAACACCATCGACATCTTTTCCTGACGCAAATCGCGCAAGCCTGACTCAGACAGTTTCATCACGTCTTCGCCATCCACAAGGATCTCCCCTGCAGTCGGGTCAATCAGACGGTTCAAATGGCGGATCAGCGTCGATTTACCCGACCCAGACAACCCCATCACAACCGTGATTTCGCCAGCTTGCATATCCACATTGATGTCTTGCAAACCCAATACATGCGCGTGCTGGGCCAGCAATTCCTCTTTGCCCATACCACCTTTAACGTGGTGCAGGACCTCTTTGTCCTTCGCGCCAAAGATTTTATAGAGACCGCGCAGGCGGACTTTTGGTTCTTGTGCCATGATAAGCCCCTTAGTGTTTGACGCGGGTCATATCGACCCGTGACAGCGCGGCCTTTGACACGCGGTCCAAAATAACAGCCAGCAGAACGATCCCGATGCCCGCAACAATACCGACACCCAGTTCAAGGTTCCGAATACCGCGCAGCACGTTCACACCCAATCCAGGCGCAGACACCAACGATGCAATCACAACCATCGCCAAGGACATCATGATCGTCTGGTTGATCCCCGCCATGATGTTGGGCAACGCCAATGGCAGCTCCACACCAATCAGTTTTTGACGGGAATTCATCCCAAACGCATTGGCGGCCTCAATCACGTCTTGGTCCACAAGGCGAATACCAAGGTCTGTCAAACGGATCACAGGCACAATTGCGTAAAGAATAATCGCAATCCCATAGAGCTTTGATTCCGTGACCGAAAACAAAAAGATCAGCGGGATCAAATACACAAAGGTCGGCAAGGTTTGCAGCAGGTCAAGGATCGGCACGATCGACCTTTGCAATCGGTCAGACTTTGACATGGCAATCCCAATGGGCACCCCGAGCAGGATCGAAATCCCCGTACAGACAAAGATAATCGACAGCGTTTGCATCGCCACGTCATAGTGATCCACCAAACCCAGCAGCATAATGGACGCAAAAACAAAGATCGTCACAGGCTTGGAGCGCGACGCATACCAAGAAATCGCCACCAGAATAGGCACCATGATAAACCACGGCGTTGCCGCGAAAATCCACAAAGCCCCGTCCAACAACCAGCTTAGCGGCTGGGTGATCGGGTCGAGAACTGTTTTC
Proteins encoded in this window:
- a CDS encoding calcium-binding protein; the encoded protein is MANATLTNELMNTLTGNVITGTENNDIIDGVGEGVSSGADTISGLGGRDLLNGQDGDDIIYGGDGADTILGEQGNDRLSGGRGKDAIYGGGGNDTISGDRGHDDLFGGTGDDLIFGGAGRDTMDGGEGNDVLSGGRGRDVILGADGEDVIFGGGGADTLYGGTGADTIEGGGGDDVIYGGFSDPFGNPQSTPDILTGGAGDDTFVFFHNDGNTVITDYSDGDSIVFGADIFSHVFFFEETDGDTFVYYDTPGSPTYIRVEGVTGLTIEDFVFL
- a CDS encoding betaine/proline/choline family ABC transporter ATP-binding protein (Members of the family are the ATP-binding subunit of ABC transporters for substrates such as betaine, L-proline or other amino acids, choline, carnitine, etc. The substrate specificity is best determined from the substrate-binding subunit, rather than this subunit, as it interacts with the permease subunit and not with substrate directly.) produces the protein MAQEPKVRLRGLYKIFGAKDKEVLHHVKGGMGKEELLAQHAHVLGLQDINVDMQAGEITVVMGLSGSGKSTLIRHLNRLIDPTAGEILVDGEDVMKLSESGLRDLRQEKMSMVFQKFALLPHRTVLSNAAMPLEVRGVDKAEREAEATKWLARVGLNGYEDRYPVQLSGGMQQRVGIARALTANTDIMLMDEAFSALDPLIRTDMQNLLLELQEELHKTIVFITHDLDEALKLADHLVILKDGAIVQQGEPQGILMEPNDPYIEDFVSDINRARVLRVKSVMEPLTGTKFAGDVDIRDNLETLIARSGGDTTQHYRVMDGDTPVGELHMKDLVKALVPRLSSTQSE
- a CDS encoding ABC transporter permease subunit, with the translated sequence MAFYDGLFNALGLKDWCGGGESSAPMSMADLLAKSSGKEQKGEFFPFPSLDNLNESCSNVIQSRDVTKGIENGFLAAKPSLKTVLDPITQPLSWLLDGALWIFAATPWFIMVPILVAISWYASRSKPVTIFVFASIMLLGLVDHYDVAMQTLSIIFVCTGISILLGVPIGIAMSKSDRLQRSIVPILDLLQTLPTFVYLIPLIFLFSVTESKLYGIAIILYAIVPVIRLTDLGIRLVDQDVIEAANAFGMNSRQKLIGVELPLALPNIMAGINQTIMMSLAMVVIASLVSAPGLGVNVLRGIRNLELGVGIVAGIGIVLLAVILDRVSKAALSRVDMTRVKH